From the genome of Candidatus Electrothrix communis, one region includes:
- a CDS encoding response regulator: MINGNNRILIIDDDQDIWTSYQLVLQPNSQDETSSLSQLNALLLAENPLENLISSEETPDFELFYASQGRDGYAMVKQAIHDKQPFAIAFVDIRMPPGWDGMETATRIRKFDPDIEIVIVTAYSDRSREEIARAVGTLHKLLFFRKPFDPEELMQVAVSLCYKWNTGKREDEQRRELQTILDTSPAAIFSIDQKDRVIAWNQAAEKITGFSAKEVKGKACVFREISEDSFCHTCEARGNPQSRVPDREVKITAKDGTSKIISLYVAQVALERENGAMTICSFWDITALKEGERALSESNQQLKEKIATNERLRTESLRLQQELHQAQKMEAIGLMAGGVAHDLNNILASIVGYPQLIRFQLPDNQKLHELALAVEEAGERAAAVVDDLLTVARGVAVVKQVADLNTLVENYLASTEAKEVHKLHPEVMLSVDLNSQPLYINCSSIHIAKCLMNLVNNAAEAIEGKGEVVIATSRQEVAENSSNSACTIQSGQYAVLRVRDNGPGISEEDQERIFEPFYTKKTMGRSGTGLGLAVVWNTALDHNGSVTVSSTQGQGTSFTLLYPLTDEEAPRIQEAEPGLEELTGTGTVMVVDDDVRQLNLACGMLKVLGYEVIKASSGEEALQLLADQPVDLLVLDMLMPGMNGRRTYEEAKKLYPAQKAIISSGFAADKEVRKTLKMGVGNFIKKPYTLKQLGLAVRDELASSR; encoded by the coding sequence ATGATAAACGGCAATAACCGAATATTGATCATTGATGATGATCAGGATATATGGACGTCATATCAACTCGTTTTACAACCGAACAGCCAGGATGAAACATCCAGTCTCAGTCAGCTTAATGCTCTGCTTCTGGCAGAGAATCCGCTGGAGAACCTGATTTCTTCTGAAGAGACCCCTGATTTTGAGCTCTTCTATGCCTCTCAAGGCCGGGACGGCTATGCAATGGTCAAGCAGGCTATTCATGATAAACAGCCGTTTGCCATCGCCTTTGTGGACATCCGGATGCCCCCTGGTTGGGATGGTATGGAAACTGCGACTCGCATTCGGAAATTTGATCCGGATATTGAAATTGTTATTGTAACGGCCTATTCTGACCGTTCGCGTGAGGAAATTGCCAGGGCTGTTGGAACGCTTCATAAGCTACTTTTTTTTCGTAAGCCTTTTGATCCAGAGGAGCTTATGCAGGTGGCAGTTTCTCTTTGTTATAAATGGAATACGGGGAAAAGGGAAGACGAGCAGCGGAGGGAGTTGCAAACTATTCTCGACACCAGTCCGGCAGCTATTTTCAGTATTGATCAGAAGGATCGGGTCATTGCCTGGAATCAGGCGGCTGAAAAAATCACCGGTTTTTCAGCTAAGGAAGTTAAGGGGAAGGCATGTGTTTTTCGGGAGATCTCTGAAGATTCCTTTTGTCATACCTGTGAAGCGCGAGGCAATCCTCAGAGCCGGGTACCGGATCGTGAGGTGAAGATCACCGCAAAGGACGGCACCTCGAAGATTATCTCTCTCTATGTTGCTCAGGTTGCCTTGGAGAGAGAGAACGGTGCAATGACGATCTGCAGCTTTTGGGATATCACGGCCCTCAAAGAGGGAGAAAGAGCCCTTTCTGAAAGCAACCAACAGTTGAAAGAAAAGATAGCCACCAATGAACGCCTGCGGACGGAAAGTTTGCGTTTGCAACAGGAGCTCCATCAGGCCCAGAAGATGGAGGCCATTGGCCTCATGGCAGGAGGAGTGGCCCATGATCTGAATAATATCCTGGCATCCATTGTCGGCTATCCCCAGCTGATACGATTTCAGCTGCCTGATAACCAAAAACTGCACGAGCTGGCCCTGGCTGTTGAAGAGGCCGGTGAACGGGCTGCTGCGGTGGTTGATGATCTTTTGACGGTGGCACGGGGAGTGGCTGTGGTCAAGCAGGTCGCTGACCTGAACACGCTGGTTGAAAATTATCTTGCCTCGACAGAAGCAAAGGAAGTGCATAAGCTCCATCCCGAGGTCATGCTGTCCGTTGACCTGAATTCGCAACCTTTGTACATCAACTGTTCATCGATTCATATCGCGAAATGTCTTATGAATTTAGTAAATAACGCAGCAGAGGCCATCGAAGGAAAAGGAGAAGTCGTTATTGCGACGAGCAGACAGGAAGTTGCAGAGAATTCGAGCAATTCTGCCTGTACGATACAGTCGGGCCAATATGCTGTCCTGCGTGTTCGTGATAATGGGCCGGGGATATCGGAAGAAGACCAGGAACGGATTTTTGAGCCCTTTTATACCAAGAAAACTATGGGGCGAAGCGGTACCGGCTTGGGTCTGGCAGTGGTCTGGAATACTGCTCTGGATCATAACGGCTCAGTGACCGTGAGCAGTACACAGGGGCAGGGGACGAGTTTCACCCTTCTTTACCCTCTGACCGACGAGGAAGCCCCCCGGATTCAGGAAGCTGAGCCCGGGCTTGAAGAGTTGACCGGCACCGGAACTGTCATGGTGGTGGATGATGATGTCCGGCAGCTTAACCTTGCCTGCGGTATGCTGAAGGTCCTTGGCTATGAAGTCATAAAGGCATCCAGTGGTGAAGAGGCTTTGCAGCTCTTGGCTGATCAACCAGTGGACTTATTGGTCCTGGATATGCTCATGCCGGGCATGAATGGTCGCCGTACCTATGAAGAAGCAAAGAAGCTCTATCCGGCGCAGAAGGCTATCATCTCCAGCGGCTTTGCAGCGGATAAGGAAGTGCGAAAAACCCTGAAGATGGGAGTTGGTAATTTTATTAAGAAGCCGTATACGCTCAAACAATTGGGTCTTGCGGTCCGTGATGAGTTGGCATCCTCACGATAA
- a CDS encoding RNA-binding S4 domain-containing protein, whose product MIDQDISEQNITEQSITISIRDEYIELYKLLKLADLAASGGEAKYMISEGLVRVNGEPESRKRRKTRVDETVQCNGVEIRVIAE is encoded by the coding sequence ATGATTGATCAAGATATAAGTGAGCAAAATATAACTGAGCAAAGCATAACTATCTCCATCAGAGATGAATATATAGAGCTGTACAAACTCCTTAAGCTGGCAGATTTGGCTGCCAGCGGCGGGGAAGCAAAATATATGATCAGTGAAGGGCTGGTCCGGGTGAACGGAGAGCCGGAAAGCAGAAAGCGGAGAAAGACCAGGGTGGATGAGACCGTGCAATGCAACGGGGTAGAGATACGAGTCATTGCCGAATGA
- the purB gene encoding adenylosuccinate lyase: protein MNRDIYQEPLVSRYTSPEMQELFSERFKFTTWRRCWIALAEAQHELGLKMVTQEMIDELKAHAEDIDFEVAAAKEKEIRHDVMAHVYAYGLQCPKAEAIIHLGATSQFVVCNTDLIIQKKALQLIKKTLINTIANLSSFCREYKDMATLGFTHYQPAQPTTVGKRNTLYIQDLLMDLEYIEALEQQVKARGAKGTVGTQATFLELFQGDHAKVRELDRLVSEKLGFATVFAVTGQTYPRKLDMKTAETLAGIGTSAHKFAVDVRLLSNLKVQEEPFAKKQVGSSAMAYKRNPMRSERMTGLARKLMGLPANFAATAGNQWFERTLDDSAIRRMDMAQAFLLTDAILKLYVNITSDMVVYPKQVERYLRAELPFMSTEKILMACVEQGKSRQDMHEVIREHSVAAGLAVKEQGLENDLLTRLADDERVPFALNELEAMIGNYQEFTGRAAEQTDEFLDEVVGPMLEKYQDQLGGIDSSLKV from the coding sequence ATGAACAGAGATATTTATCAGGAACCCTTGGTTAGCCGATATACTAGCCCGGAAATGCAAGAGCTCTTTTCCGAGCGTTTTAAATTCACCACTTGGCGTCGTTGCTGGATCGCCCTGGCAGAGGCTCAGCATGAACTGGGCCTGAAAATGGTTACCCAAGAGATGATTGACGAGCTCAAGGCCCATGCCGAAGATATTGATTTTGAGGTTGCCGCAGCCAAGGAAAAAGAGATCCGTCATGATGTGATGGCCCATGTCTACGCCTATGGTCTGCAATGCCCTAAGGCTGAGGCCATTATCCATCTGGGCGCCACCTCCCAGTTTGTGGTCTGTAATACCGACCTGATCATCCAGAAAAAGGCCCTTCAGCTGATTAAAAAGACCTTGATCAACACCATTGCCAATCTTTCCTCCTTTTGCCGCGAGTATAAGGATATGGCCACCCTGGGCTTTACCCATTATCAGCCTGCCCAGCCCACCACCGTGGGCAAGCGTAATACCCTTTATATTCAAGATCTGCTCATGGATCTGGAGTATATCGAGGCCTTGGAACAACAGGTCAAGGCCAGAGGAGCCAAGGGCACTGTGGGGACTCAGGCTACCTTCCTGGAGTTATTCCAGGGTGATCACGCCAAGGTGCGCGAATTGGATCGGCTGGTTTCCGAGAAACTGGGCTTTGCCACGGTTTTTGCGGTCACCGGCCAGACCTATCCTCGTAAACTGGACATGAAAACCGCAGAGACCCTGGCTGGTATCGGGACCTCAGCTCATAAATTTGCCGTGGATGTCCGTCTGCTCTCCAACCTTAAGGTTCAGGAAGAGCCCTTTGCCAAGAAGCAGGTGGGCAGCTCGGCTATGGCCTATAAGCGCAATCCCATGCGTTCGGAACGGATGACCGGCCTGGCCCGCAAGCTCATGGGGCTGCCTGCCAATTTTGCCGCCACCGCAGGCAATCAATGGTTTGAGCGCACCCTAGACGATTCCGCCATCCGCCGGATGGATATGGCCCAGGCCTTTCTCCTCACCGATGCCATCCTCAAGCTGTACGTCAATATCACCAGCGACATGGTGGTCTATCCCAAGCAGGTGGAACGCTATCTGCGAGCGGAGCTGCCTTTTATGTCCACAGAAAAGATTCTCATGGCCTGTGTCGAGCAGGGCAAGAGCCGCCAGGATATGCATGAGGTCATCCGTGAGCATTCTGTTGCAGCCGGTTTGGCTGTGAAGGAGCAGGGCTTGGAGAATGACCTCCTAACCCGTTTGGCTGATGACGAACGAGTGCCTTTTGCCCTGAATGAGCTGGAAGCGATGATCGGTAATTACCAGGAATTTACCGGTAGGGCTGCTGAGCAGACTGATGAGTTTCTAGATGAGGTGGTGGGGCCGATGCTGGAGAAATACCAGGATCAGCTCGGCGGGATAGATTCTTCGCTTAAGGTGTGA
- a CDS encoding DUF4911 domain-containing protein gives METTGEGGEAPRERRAVAPTTGLLHDSMQTFYLRVRPDRIALFRFLLEGYDGLAVLSTMDAKQGLVRLIVPESRYAELWLLLFAICQDLCPSV, from the coding sequence ATGGAGACGACAGGTGAGGGGGGCGAGGCACCAAGGGAACGGCGTGCCGTTGCCCCTACTACAGGGTTGCTGCATGATAGTATGCAGACCTTTTATCTCAGAGTGCGCCCTGATCGGATTGCTCTGTTTCGCTTCCTGCTGGAAGGCTACGACGGTCTGGCCGTCCTCTCCACAATGGATGCGAAACAGGGGCTGGTCAGGCTGATTGTGCCGGAGTCTAGGTATGCGGAGCTGTGGCTGTTGTTGTTTGCCATTTGCCAGGATCTGTGTCCCTCAGTATAA
- a CDS encoding glutamine--tRNA ligase/YqeY domain fusion protein, translating to MNNTITEKPLDFIRQIIAEDLKSGKHSNIVTRFPPEPNGFLHIGHAKSICLNFGIAKENNGVCHLRFDDTNPGKESTEYVDAIQEDVRWLGFDWGEHLYFSSDYFDQLHDFAVQLIKMGKAYVCHLNAEDMREYRGTLTEPGKNSPYRDRSVEENLALFAQMKNGELAEGTCSLRAKIDMASPNMIMRDPAIYRIMNKHHHRTGDTWCIYPMYDFCHCLSDMIEQITHSICTLEFENNRAVYDWVLDTLATPCRPRQYEFARLNINFTVMSKRKLLQLVDENYVDGWDDPRMLTISGLRRRGYTPASIRNFCDTIGVGKRDSWIDMGVLENSVRDDLNVHAPRVMGVLDPLKIVITNYPEEQEEELEAQNHPQNPEMGTRKVPFSREIYVERADYLENAPRKFFRLTEGREVRLRYAYLITCDKAIKDENGEVVELHCTYDPETRGGSAPDGRKVKGTIHWVSAKHGIPAEVRLYDRLFSVENPDSDKEKDFKEFLNPDSCQVLANSILEPYLADIALEDRVQFERQGYFCLDSKESSPDKPVFNRIVTLRDSWAKMQKK from the coding sequence ATGAATAACACCATCACCGAAAAACCCCTAGACTTCATCCGCCAAATCATCGCCGAAGACCTCAAATCCGGCAAACACAGCAACATCGTCACCCGATTCCCGCCGGAGCCCAACGGCTTCCTGCATATCGGACATGCCAAGTCCATCTGTCTGAACTTCGGCATTGCCAAGGAGAACAACGGGGTCTGTCATCTCCGCTTTGACGACACCAATCCGGGCAAGGAATCCACTGAATACGTGGATGCCATCCAGGAGGACGTGCGCTGGCTGGGCTTTGACTGGGGCGAGCATCTTTATTTTTCCTCAGATTATTTCGACCAACTCCACGACTTCGCGGTCCAGCTGATCAAGATGGGCAAGGCCTATGTCTGCCATCTCAACGCGGAGGATATGCGCGAATACCGGGGCACCCTGACCGAGCCAGGCAAAAACAGCCCGTACCGCGACCGCTCGGTGGAGGAGAACCTCGCTCTTTTTGCGCAAATGAAAAACGGCGAACTGGCCGAGGGCACCTGCTCCCTGCGGGCCAAGATCGACATGGCCTCGCCCAATATGATCATGCGCGACCCGGCCATCTACCGGATCATGAACAAGCATCACCACCGCACCGGCGACACCTGGTGCATCTACCCGATGTACGATTTCTGTCACTGCCTGTCCGACATGATCGAGCAGATCACCCACTCCATCTGCACCCTGGAGTTTGAGAACAACCGGGCTGTCTACGACTGGGTTCTTGATACCCTAGCCACACCCTGCCGCCCGCGCCAGTATGAGTTTGCCCGCCTGAACATTAACTTCACCGTGATGAGCAAGCGTAAGCTCCTCCAGCTAGTGGATGAAAACTACGTGGACGGCTGGGACGACCCTCGAATGCTGACCATCTCCGGCCTGCGGCGGCGCGGCTATACCCCGGCCTCCATCCGTAATTTCTGTGACACCATCGGGGTGGGTAAGCGTGATTCCTGGATCGACATGGGTGTGCTGGAAAATTCGGTGCGCGATGATCTGAATGTGCATGCGCCTAGAGTAATGGGTGTGCTTGACCCGCTCAAGATTGTGATCACCAATTACCCGGAAGAGCAGGAAGAAGAACTGGAAGCGCAGAATCATCCCCAGAACCCGGAGATGGGCACCCGCAAGGTTCCCTTCAGCCGGGAGATCTATGTTGAACGCGCCGACTATCTGGAGAATGCGCCGAGGAAGTTTTTCCGTCTCACTGAGGGACGGGAAGTGCGCCTGCGCTACGCCTATCTGATCACCTGTGACAAGGCCATCAAGGATGAAAACGGCGAAGTGGTGGAGCTGCACTGCACCTATGATCCCGAGACACGAGGCGGCTCAGCCCCAGACGGACGCAAGGTCAAAGGGACCATCCACTGGGTTTCAGCCAAGCATGGCATCCCGGCTGAAGTGCGCCTCTATGACCGCCTCTTCAGCGTGGAAAACCCAGACTCGGACAAGGAAAAAGATTTTAAGGAGTTCCTCAATCCTGATTCCTGTCAGGTGCTGGCAAATAGTATCCTGGAACCTTACCTAGCCGATATCGCCTTGGAGGATCGGGTACAATTTGAGCGGCAGGGGTATTTCTGTTTAGACAGTAAGGAGAGCAGCCCGGACAAGCCGGTCTTTAATCGAATTGTTACCCTGCGGGATAGCTGGGCGAAGATGCAAAAGAAGTGA
- a CDS encoding Uma2 family endonuclease — protein sequence MEWNQVLEHPSLQNIPFKVELNEWGNIVMTPASNLHGNLQVKIAMKLMLLLKEGEVSAEVSIQTSKNIKVADVAWASAEFISQHGFETPYSMAPEICIEVISPGNTKGEMAEKRELYLGQGCKGGVVL from the coding sequence ATGGAATGGAATCAGGTTCTCGAACACCCGTCTCTGCAAAATATACCCTTTAAGGTAGAACTCAATGAGTGGGGAAACATTGTCATGACACCGGCATCGAATCTGCACGGCAATCTTCAGGTTAAGATTGCTATGAAACTCATGCTGCTCCTGAAGGAAGGCGAGGTCTCTGCTGAGGTCAGTATTCAGACCTCAAAAAACATCAAAGTAGCGGACGTTGCCTGGGCTTCTGCTGAGTTTATCAGTCAGCACGGATTCGAAACACCGTACAGTATGGCACCGGAAATATGTATTGAGGTTATCTCGCCCGGTAATACAAAGGGAGAGATGGCAGAAAAAAGAGAGCTGTATCTTGGCCAAGGGTGCAAAGGAGGTGTGGTTCTGTGA
- a CDS encoding HNH endonuclease produces MRKVNKDFHAPPTALQQGFAEKKENLLSKQSEHQFDGRIYNTAVKQELKKLYHNKCAYCERMMGDDEFTVEHYRPKKGSYSYYWLGYEWSNLLPVCTKCNNAKDDKFPVAVPSRVMPKSGKKSRVKEPQFLADGNLDLEAMKANHPYLVNEKPYLLHPEVDYPQSFLSVQRTGQLIPRSKKEVNEEKFERAYQTIKLTNLNRDVLTYERRKIIETFEVVLKKQTVRLLQEITDKQISKHNLDSYLRLAYFAHFEIIEDQFKDDREYTLTAHWIWKNIKEIIFKGIYEDNHDIEKLLDYALDLYLQTKS; encoded by the coding sequence ATGAGAAAGGTTAATAAGGACTTTCACGCCCCTCCTACGGCTTTACAACAAGGCTTTGCAGAAAAGAAAGAAAACTTACTCTCAAAGCAATCCGAACATCAATTTGATGGACGTATTTACAACACTGCCGTCAAACAGGAACTAAAAAAACTCTACCATAACAAATGTGCCTATTGCGAGCGTATGATGGGTGATGATGAATTTACCGTAGAGCATTATCGCCCAAAAAAAGGCAGCTATAGCTATTATTGGCTGGGCTATGAATGGAGCAATTTATTGCCTGTCTGTACAAAATGCAACAATGCCAAAGACGATAAATTTCCAGTTGCCGTGCCCTCCCGCGTTATGCCCAAGTCGGGTAAAAAGAGTAGAGTAAAAGAACCTCAATTCCTTGCAGACGGAAATTTGGATCTTGAAGCAATGAAAGCCAATCATCCGTATTTGGTTAATGAAAAGCCGTATCTACTCCATCCTGAAGTTGATTACCCTCAAAGTTTTCTCTCTGTTCAGCGTACCGGTCAACTCATTCCTCGTAGCAAAAAAGAAGTCAATGAAGAAAAATTTGAAAGGGCATATCAGACGATCAAACTAACCAATCTTAACAGGGACGTTTTAACCTACGAACGAAGGAAGATTATAGAAACATTCGAGGTTGTTCTTAAAAAACAAACCGTCAGATTATTGCAAGAAATAACCGATAAACAAATTTCGAAACATAACCTGGATTCTTATCTACGGTTGGCGTATTTTGCACACTTTGAAATAATTGAGGATCAATTCAAAGATGATCGGGAGTATACTCTGACTGCCCACTGGATATGGAAAAATATCAAAGAAATCATCTTTAAGGGAATCTATGAAGATAATCATGATATTGAGAAATTATTAGACTACGCCCTAGACTTGTACCTACAAACAAAATCTTAA
- a CDS encoding AAA family ATPase, with translation MKNNTLINLHEELLHFLLNYRNESKYRDTPNFLFRPASDEKVLNKGRWFYDNPESGWVNIYFAQGNKHKHFINNVQFGINTSGGWNIGMHLHSQSTAANQFWNNLIQSFANVVERHNPNIFPESCHTQQINLYPIDRNFRSGIPEALDILFQFLKKELADTDNIPLSLIKEELFQESLQRINAYRSQQKIKRVYLNGFQIENFQGIKNAQLNDFPKNPSWVFLTGENGFGKTCFLKALAIGLYGDREDIIIPQNKESKITVNYTKDYHPDRVIQVINNIDQPLFFRSLQALAAYGPSRLEIQAQDSHKQQAKNSTATYNLFHTDGVLKNIEAELLISHYDAPTKFAELGTMLQTLIPSLDKIELDKEQRKILYYEKAGAEQKQNENFDPVEYEHLASGIKSIVAMVGDIYLRLWDTQHKKGINLSKTIRPEEKDTDITYAPKELFGIVLIDELDLHLHPKWQRELPSLLSKVFPNVQFIASTHSPIPLLGAPLHSVFLKVDRSIEKGIEVERLTALEKNISNLLPNSILTSPIFDVEHLFPITHDNDEPIETADHYHTVAEKNALAEELQRLARNFTFPETGEKKRDDEKG, from the coding sequence ATGAAAAATAACACGTTGATCAATCTCCATGAGGAGTTATTGCACTTTTTGCTCAACTATAGGAATGAATCGAAATATCGAGACACTCCTAATTTCCTCTTTCGACCTGCGAGTGATGAGAAAGTATTAAACAAAGGACGCTGGTTTTACGATAATCCCGAATCCGGTTGGGTGAACATTTATTTCGCTCAAGGTAATAAGCACAAACATTTCATAAATAATGTGCAATTCGGCATCAACACATCTGGCGGGTGGAATATCGGTATGCATCTGCATTCCCAATCCACAGCTGCAAATCAATTTTGGAACAACCTCATTCAAAGTTTTGCTAATGTGGTAGAACGACACAACCCGAATATTTTTCCAGAATCTTGCCATACTCAACAAATAAATCTTTATCCTATCGACAGGAACTTCCGTTCTGGAATCCCGGAAGCCCTTGATATCCTCTTTCAATTTTTAAAAAAAGAACTCGCAGATACTGATAATATTCCTTTATCTTTAATTAAAGAAGAACTCTTTCAAGAATCATTACAACGTATTAATGCATATCGAAGCCAACAAAAAATCAAACGGGTGTATCTCAACGGCTTTCAAATAGAAAATTTTCAAGGCATCAAAAATGCTCAACTCAATGATTTCCCGAAAAACCCCTCCTGGGTATTTCTAACCGGAGAAAACGGCTTTGGCAAAACCTGTTTCCTCAAAGCCTTAGCCATAGGGCTGTATGGAGATAGGGAAGATATCATTATCCCACAAAATAAAGAATCGAAAATCACAGTAAATTATACAAAAGATTATCACCCTGACAGGGTGATTCAAGTCATCAATAACATTGACCAACCGTTGTTCTTTCGCTCCTTACAGGCCTTAGCAGCTTATGGCCCCTCTCGTTTAGAAATTCAGGCCCAGGATAGTCATAAGCAGCAGGCTAAAAATAGTACAGCAACCTATAATTTATTTCATACCGACGGTGTGTTGAAGAACATCGAGGCAGAACTGCTCATATCCCATTATGATGCACCAACTAAATTTGCAGAGTTGGGTACGATGTTACAAACACTTATTCCCTCTCTCGACAAGATAGAATTAGATAAAGAACAAAGAAAAATCTTATATTACGAAAAGGCCGGAGCAGAGCAAAAACAGAATGAAAATTTTGATCCGGTGGAATACGAACATTTGGCTTCAGGAATAAAAAGTATTGTAGCCATGGTCGGGGATATTTATTTGAGACTATGGGACACGCAACACAAAAAGGGCATCAACCTGTCGAAAACAATACGCCCGGAAGAAAAGGATACCGATATAACCTATGCACCAAAAGAATTATTCGGCATTGTTCTCATTGATGAATTAGACTTGCATCTGCATCCAAAATGGCAACGAGAACTCCCAAGTCTATTGTCAAAAGTCTTTCCCAATGTCCAGTTTATTGCCTCAACCCATAGCCCTATTCCCTTACTCGGTGCTCCCCTGCATTCTGTTTTTTTGAAGGTCGATCGAAGTATCGAGAAAGGCATTGAAGTCGAACGATTGACTGCCTTAGAAAAAAATATCAGCAATCTCCTACCTAACTCCATTTTAACCTCGCCAATTTTTGATGTGGAGCATCTTTTTCCGATCACCCATGACAATGACGAACCGATAGAAACCGCAGATCATTATCACACTGTTGCTGAAAAGAATGCTCTTGCGGAGGAACTTCAGCGTTTGGCACGTAACTTTACCTTTCCTGAAACAGGAGAAAAGAAGAGAGACGATGAGAAAGGTTAA
- a CDS encoding AAA family ATPase has product MKKRILYGIANYAELVEKNGYFVDKTSWLAELEQVNNPVFLRPRRFGKSLFCSILNHYYDLNTADRFSELFGPTWIGQHPTGKQNSCFILHLNFSVIEPGKTLDAIERSFKGHCNYLIKYMRNEYALLKNMPEIDTDAPVSDCLGKLISYIKKYKLPPLYIIIDEYDNFANQLVTANKDQLYRELTADNGFFKTFFKTLKQGRETQSIANVFITGVLPITMDDMASGFNVATFLTLDPQFENMLGFTQAETDTLVDAVFQDQELDPTTRSEVGTLMKNQYNGYHLISSDEESLYNSTSVLYFLNWLQNHKTIPKHLTDLNLKTDISWVRRLTASNPALTEEFVNQLTLHNSIAFDDTFLVEKFNMYQFFEPSFFPISFFYLGMLTRKDDFFLCLPNMNMRTIFVQYFNEIHHIDVSTRYAEIMQAFANQPNLEQLFSGYWREYVSQLPEAIFQQVNENFYRTTFYELCSRFLSRWFVWHVERSYPQGRSDLEFVGKYNEKYAGLRWVVEFKYFSNTEFRKMKTSIEDFQVRVEDTEQIDGYAEGLRAEYPKAEISKFVIYCFGNQGFRVFQTE; this is encoded by the coding sequence ATGAAAAAACGCATCCTCTACGGCATTGCCAACTACGCTGAGCTGGTAGAAAAGAACGGCTATTTTGTCGATAAAACCTCTTGGCTTGCCGAGCTGGAGCAGGTGAATAATCCGGTCTTTCTCCGCCCGCGACGCTTTGGCAAATCCCTGTTCTGCTCCATCCTCAACCATTATTACGACCTCAATACAGCAGACCGCTTCAGCGAACTCTTCGGCCCTACCTGGATAGGGCAGCACCCCACCGGCAAGCAGAACAGTTGTTTTATCCTGCATCTGAATTTTTCCGTTATCGAACCGGGAAAAACCCTTGATGCTATTGAGCGCAGCTTCAAGGGGCATTGCAATTATCTGATCAAGTATATGCGCAATGAATATGCCCTGCTCAAGAATATGCCCGAGATTGACACTGATGCTCCGGTATCTGACTGCCTGGGCAAACTGATCAGTTATATAAAAAAATACAAGCTGCCGCCCTTATACATCATCATTGACGAATACGATAATTTTGCCAATCAACTGGTCACGGCCAATAAGGATCAGCTTTACCGTGAATTAACAGCGGACAACGGCTTTTTCAAAACCTTTTTCAAGACCCTGAAACAGGGCCGGGAAACGCAGAGCATCGCTAATGTCTTTATCACCGGGGTATTGCCCATCACCATGGACGACATGGCCTCGGGCTTTAATGTGGCCACCTTTCTGACTTTGGACCCACAATTTGAAAACATGCTGGGTTTCACCCAGGCCGAGACCGACACCTTGGTGGATGCGGTCTTTCAGGATCAGGAGCTTGATCCGACCACCCGTTCCGAGGTGGGTACGCTGATGAAAAATCAGTACAACGGCTACCACCTCATCAGCAGTGACGAAGAAAGCCTGTATAATTCGACTTCGGTGCTCTACTTCCTCAACTGGCTACAGAATCATAAAACCATTCCCAAGCATCTGACCGACCTCAATCTGAAGACTGATATTTCTTGGGTACGCCGCCTGACCGCCTCTAATCCGGCCCTGACCGAGGAGTTCGTTAACCAGCTGACTCTGCATAACTCCATCGCCTTTGACGACACCTTTCTGGTCGAGAAGTTCAATATGTACCAGTTCTTTGAGCCGTCATTCTTTCCGATCTCGTTCTTTTATCTCGGCATGCTGACTCGAAAAGATGATTTTTTCCTTTGCCTGCCCAACATGAACATGCGCACCATCTTTGTTCAGTATTTTAACGAGATTCATCATATCGACGTGTCCACCCGCTATGCCGAGATCATGCAGGCCTTTGCCAATCAACCAAATTTGGAACAGCTTTTTTCCGGGTATTGGCGAGAGTATGTTTCCCAGCTGCCCGAGGCTATCTTTCAGCAGGTGAACGAAAACTTCTACCGCACCACCTTTTACGAGCTGTGCAGCCGCTTTCTTTCCCGCTGGTTTGTCTGGCATGTGGAGCGTTCCTATCCCCAAGGGCGAAGCGATCTGGAGTTTGTGGGCAAGTATAATGAAAAATATGCGGGCCTGCGCTGGGTGGTTGAATTCAAGTACTTTTCTAATACTGAGTTCAGGAAGATGAAGACAAGCATTGAGGACTTCCAGGTGCGGGTTGAAGATACAGAGCAGATTGACGGCTATGCCGAGGGTTTACGTGCGGAGTATCCAAAGGCGGAGATTTCTAAATTTGTGATCTACTGTTTCGGGAATCAGGGGTTCCGGGTGTTTCAGACTGAGTGA